The Phyllopteryx taeniolatus isolate TA_2022b unplaced genomic scaffold, UOR_Ptae_1.2 contig_513, whole genome shotgun sequence sequence gaatggttgtttgtcaatatgtgcccctacgattgactggcgagcagttcatGGTGGACCCCACGTCCCGcctagagtcagctgagatagaccccagcacacccgcgaccctcatgaggataagcaggtCGAGCTTATCCTATAAGAAGGGTCAGCGAAGGCGACTGCCTGAGCAACGAAATGAAAATGTGGAATATTATGCACTGACAACTGATCTATGGCCATCAACAATGACTGGACACTAACTAGCCGACGCCTACAGATAAGCTACTTTCCTGAAGAGCCAACGGTGACAAACATGGTCACAGCCCTAAGAGAAGGAATTCAATTCTGGGAGCTGCGTGTGACCTCAAGAAAAGGGGACCAAGCTGCAATGATACTCTGTTGCCAGTAGGGGGCAGTGTTTATCAGCTTCTACACATCAACACGAGCCTCACGTGTATGAATTATTAGCttcaaatgaaatacatgtaCACATTaaccaacaacaataaataattcAACACTGCCGTTTGACCAAACCATCTTGTGTGTCTGTAGCCCTTTACAGTGAAATTTACCAGCACACTAAACCCAACCGTGCACGAAGACGTCAGCTTCCTGACTATCTTCAAAGTCAAATCTGGATCTCTAAACGCTAAAACACAAATCCGTGGCGTGGGGTGGAATAAACGTGCGTGACTAAGTACACAAATGTCGACATATTTAGCTCACCCGTGTGCTATGATTGGCGTTTATTAGACGGTAGCGGTCCGGTTTAATTCCAGACTCTGGTTTATTGTGAAAATCGACTGCTCCTGAAATGCAGGTGTCGCATTACCTGGGTTGAACTTTTGAAACAACATTTCACACCTTAAATATTTTGAACACAAGCTTAAAGGGCTTTGTTACTTGCCCGATTTGCATTTTATAAACACTGAATTCCAATTAAATAGTTTAGTGAGATCGGTGAAAGTTCATCGCGTGTTTACTCATGGCGCACCAACGCTTTCTTGTCTATTTTGCGTGTACTTTCAGTTTAGGTAAGTTTCGCCGTGATTTATGATATTGGAGTTGAAAATCAACAAAGTATTATTAGTTATGTAGCGTCTCGAACTTTGGTGGGTGTACaaacaattgttgttgtttctgggtgttgttgataaatggctttcgcttttcatagttgagtttcaagttgcacttaacgGATGAAGGTGCAACTTGAAAGTCGGAAGGAAGGAAGTCGGAATTCGATCAATCTGATGTGTCTATAGTGCATTCTTTTCATCTATCTGCCTATCTATCTCCTTCATAGTTTCTCCACAGGTTCTGAAGTATGTACTCAGGGGTCAAGAAATAAACTTGGTTCCACCCAGAATTGAAAAACCTGATGGAATGGTCTGGGTACATGATGACAGCAACGTGGTCGAGTTTCATATCTTCGCGGGGGAATTAGTGTACCCACCATACCAGAACAGGATCACTCTCGACCACAACTCTGCAGAACTCACCATCAAAGACGCCACATATGAAGACAGTGGAAACTACGACTTAAAGTTGAAGAAAAACGATGAACGTCGCCGTATAAAATTTAGAGTTGATGTTATAGGTAAGTTCATCTTTCCATCCGTAATTGGTTTAACACAAATATTGTGCAATAAATATAGTTACTGTCTAATGTGGGTttattgttaattattattttgtgtattcTGGCCAACAAGTTTGCGGATGTATGTTGAGAAATCTGGCCACTGAGTTAGCGGCATTAGCTCATTGGCCAATACACACGATGGTGCACGATCGCCACCGTTATACTTGCTCAAGGGCACGTCAACCTTGGGCACGTCattcaaataattacaaatggcggcacggtggccgactggttagagcgtcagcctcacagttctgaggagcggggttcaatccccggtcccgcctgtgtggagtttgcatgttctccccgtgcctgtgtgggttttctccgggcactccagtttcctcccacatcccaaaaacatgcattcattggggactctaaatttcccgtaggtgtgaatgtgagtgcgaatggttgtttgtttgtatgtgccctgcgattggctggcaaccagttcagggtgtaccccgcctcctgcccgatgatagctgggataggctccagcacgcccgcgacccgagtgaggagaagcggctcagaaaatggatggatggatggacaactgaaaattgaattaattgttttattggTTAAAATGTGTTCGcgtttattcattttgaattgttttcattgGTTTCTTTAAATTATAGAAAAtggtttattgatttattgcagttaaaatcacaaaatattgttgaacaataatttattattaaaataaaatatttttttacagacattcacaatttatttttacctcatctacaaatgactttaaaaaaaaatactacactACTATTCTTCTCCACTCCAAATCTGTGGGGACAAGAGAGTTTTGTAGAactttgcttttgtgtgtgtactcATTCAGGTTTACAATGCTtcttctgtgtttgtttacagacaaAGTAACCAAGCCCAACATATCCTGTGAGATGATCAACGCAAACCAGGCGATACTTGTGTGCTCAACAGAGTGCAAATGTCCACATTTACTAAAGTTTAAGTGGCGCTCACAGGGAAACGAGCAGGCTGGCCCGAACTTAACAATAACTCTAAACAATGAACACGATGATCAAGTTTATCAATGTAATGTGAGCAACCCGCTGACCAGTGAAACATCTACATACACTGCTAAGGACTGCTTCCTCGGTAATTATAATCAGTGATAATGGAACTGTAATATTCAAGCTgtggttgaaca is a genomic window containing:
- the LOC133473814 gene encoding CD48 antigen-like isoform X1: MAHQRFLVYFACTFSLVSPQVLKYVLRGQEINLVPPRIEKPDGMVWVHDDSNVVEFHIFAGELVYPPYQNRITLDHNSAELTIKDATYEDSGNYDLKLKKNDERRRIKFRVDVIDKVTKPNISCEMINANQAILVCSTECKCPHLLKFKWRSQGNEQAGPNLTITLNNEHDDQVYQCNVSNPLTSETSTYTAKDCFLEKTPAAGIFIWDENTTALFVFTVVTAVSFTAVLTVGLTAAVLTAVFMSVKKFQFSECFAKLKEKCSIRNWRD
- the LOC133473814 gene encoding uncharacterized protein LOC133473814 isoform X3, with the protein product MAHQRFLVYFACTFSLVSPQVLKYVLRGQEINLVPPRIEKPDGMVWVHDDSNVVEFHIFAGELVYPPYQNRITLDHNSAELTIKDATYEDSGNYDLKLKKNDERRRIKFRVDVIDKVTKPNISCEMINANQAILVCSTECKCPHLLKFKWRSQGNEQAGPNLTITLNNEHDDQVYQCNWLRRSASLLSSLLASLLLSSLLSSCQLKSFNFQNVLQSSRKNAR
- the LOC133473814 gene encoding CD48 antigen-like isoform X2; protein product: MAHQRFLVYFACTFSLVSPQVLKYVLRGQEINLVPPRIEKPDGMVWVHDDSNVVEFHIFAGELVYPPYQNRITLDHNSAELTIKDATYEDSGNYDLKLKKNDERRRIKFRVDVIDKVTKPNISCEMINANQAILVCSTECKCPHLLKFKWRSQGNEQAGPNLTITLNNEHDDQVYQCNVSNPLTSETSTYTAKDCFLVVTAVSFTAVLTVGLTAAVLTAVFMSVKKFQFSECFAKLKEKCSIRNWRD